CAATGTACCTCTTAAAGAACAACTCGCCCTGTTGAAAAGACCGCAGCTCTTATTCACCTTGTCGATTAGCTTCTTTTGGATGGTCGGTTATACGGTCGTTTACACGTTTATTACACCATTTCTGTTGGACATTACGGGCATGAGCAATGGGATGGTGAGCATCGCGCTATTTTCATTCGGCATAGCAAGTTTGTTGGGCGCCCAGGCTGGAGGATTTGGTGCAGATAAATTAGGTATTCCGCGTACGCTGAATGGAAGCTTGATTATCCACGCGGGTATTCTGATCCTTATGACCCTCTTTGCCCATACATCCTTAGCTGTCTTTCCGTTGCTGCTGTTATGGTCGTTTTTTGCTTGGTCTACGGGGCCCATTCAACAAGTCTATATGATTAGCTTGGCACCAAGCGCAGCGGGAATTCTTCTGAGCTTGAATACCTCCTTCATCCAGTTGGGGATTGCTGCCGGAGCTGCCATTGGCGGTCTTGTGGTGGAGAGTCTTTCCTTACAGTCCATCGGCGTGGCTGGCGCAATAGGTGTTGCCATCGCACTCCTCCCGGCTATATTATCGTTCTCGATGCGAAGTCAGTCTGCGAATGGGATACAATCCGATACAAGCAAACAGTGAAACAA
This genomic interval from Paenibacillus sp. FSL H8-0332 contains the following:
- a CDS encoding MFS transporter; the protein is MIKSWKVYILAIISFLVGTSEFVIAGILDLVSKDVGVTIAAAGQLISVYSIAYAVGTPILIAATSKLSRRTLMLAALALFFIGNLITVFSTGYPMLVGARVILALSTGVFTVVALTVSAQIAGPGKQGTAIATIMMGFNLSLILGVPLGRVIASTYDWKIIFYGIGALSFIAMLVILMALPKSQGEANVPLKEQLALLKRPQLLFTLSISFFWMVGYTVVYTFITPFLLDITGMSNGMVSIALFSFGIASLLGAQAGGFGADKLGIPRTLNGSLIIHAGILILMTLFAHTSLAVFPLLLLWSFFAWSTGPIQQVYMISLAPSAAGILLSLNTSFIQLGIAAGAAIGGLVVESLSLQSIGVAGAIGVAIALLPAILSFSMRSQSANGIQSDTSKQ